Part of the Henckelia pumila isolate YLH828 chromosome 2, ASM3356847v2, whole genome shotgun sequence genome is shown below.
TATAAAGTGGTGTGTAGTTTGTTCATTATAACTAGTAATTTTGTGTTGTCCAGTTGCCGTGGGTAGTGTTgaatgtttatgtttttgaaggTTACATTTGGGTTCTTGGAGCGATTTTGATACATTTATATTTCTTTGCCATCGGAATCGTGAATCTAAATTCCAGAAGCATGATTGAAATTCTTAGTGTTTTGTTGACTTTTAATCTTAACGACTGCAAACAGTATTCTAATGTCAATAGCCTTTATCTTGTTGTGTTCAAGATTTTCTCCGAGTGCCCTCCAGCCAATGATTGTTTCAGGATCGTGGGATAAAAATGTAAAGATATGGGGCTTATCTAATTGTAAGCTGAGGTCAACACTGAGCGGCCATACTGGATACGTAAACACTGTAGCAGTGTCTCCTGATGGGAGTTTGTGCGCGAGTGGTGGGAAAGATGGGGTGATTTTGCTCTGGGATTTGGCGGAAGGGAAGCGTTTGTATTCATTGGAGGCTGGTTCGGTTATTAATGCCCTGTGCTTCAGCCCGAATAGGTATTGGCTTTGTGCTGCAACAGAGAGTAGCATCAAGATCTGGGATTTGGAGAGCAAGAGTGTTGTGGTGGATCTCAAGGTTGATTTGAAGCAGGAGAGTGAGATGGATGCTGAGGGGACTGATCAAACATCTGCTTGTAAAAACAAGGTACATATTAACTCTCTGCATTGTAGATTCAGAGTTGCACTTTGTGCCATTTGTGTTTGTAGTTCTTtactatttttatgttttttgccTTCTTGTTACTTATAGTTTCTTTTTGTCTTCTGTGTTGCTCTTTTGTGCCATTTTgtgtttttaagtttttaagtaaTATGGTTTTTTGTCCCTTTTGTTGCTTGTTCGATTAATATGTCACTTATTGATTAATAGTTATCAGGCAATAGTAAATCTTAGTATGGATCTGTTTTtggtgtttttgttttgttttgtatgctTCTGGTTGTTTGTATGAAATATGATGACTTTGTTCACTTGCTTAGTGATTTGgctatttcttttatttgtgaTGGCGTTAGTTTCCGCTGTCCAATTATTACGGATTTGTTATATTGCCTGGCTGGAAAGAGCTTACGGAAGATAATGCTTGAAACTTTGTCAAGTGTCAAATGTAAAATTTTGGTACCAATTATATCTGCAGATTTTTGCATGATCCGTTCCATCAAAAGTTTTGAATTCCATGCCAAACTGATAATTGCCTTAGCCTTATTGGTCATCATCTGGTTGTGGATTTTGTATGGGAACTTGTCACTGGGGACTATGCTTTGTGAGGTCTAGCTTGTTGGATTTTGTGGTTTTACGGTTAAAAGTCCTTAATTCCATGTCAAGTTGATTATTGCATTATAGGTCGTCATCTGGTCGTGGATTTGGTATGGGAATTAGTCATTGTGGACTGTGCTTTGTGAGGTCCAGCATTTTGAATTTTGTGGGTTTACATCATCTTACTTTGTTGGAGGTTTGCGATCAGTGTCTATAACCCCCTTGTAGGGGTTGGGAAGGTTGATCGAGCTAGTGGATCATGATTATTACTTGTGACTACAGGCTATCTTGCTGCTACTGCAAAAAATGTAGCTAGGATTCTTGGCTTGTTGTTGCGACTGTTTTTTTATTGGAAGATTCACATTTCTTGTAGGATATATTCGTAATTGCATTAAACTGAAGGCTTCACGGGTTCTTTGTAATACATACCATAAGAAAAAGCCGAAagtcaaaaatatatatttgactaACAGATGGATGGATTGATGTGTTTATCATTTATCTGATATTGTCAATGGTCTGATGTAGATCAATTTCTGCACTTGCCTCAATTGGAGTGTTGATGGAAGCACACTTTTCAGCGGTTACACAGATGGCGTCATTCGAGTTTGGGGTATTGGACGTTATTGAAAGAGGACCAACTGAAGTTGATATTTTGTATCCCTGGAAGGGATTCAAGGAAAACCTTTTGTTGCCATGGTTTGATGTCTACTGttaaatttgagtttttttgtTGGTAGATAGTATATTTGCTAATTGTTAAGTTATTTACTTATTTTCGTGTAATCGAGACTTGTTGAAGTTTTGCAGTTTTTACATTCAAGAGTGGTGACGTGGGTCAAAAATTCATTTctattaaattttcaatccaaAGTTTTAGTATTTCAAGTTACAATATGCAATAATTGTTCACATATAATTCGATATCATTGCACTTTATATCCCCAAGCCtacaaaattatataatttaataaaaaaactatTAAACTTGTTATTCGAAGCTCTCAAGGTTTATCAAAATCAATTTCAACAGTTTATTTTAAATCTACGGTTCAAGGATATGGTACGGTACCTATACTTAATACCATATTATTGTCGAAaacataattttaatatttttttttttgaaagcagTATTTTACTCTTTTGAATCTTTGATGTCTAGTCTTGATAGCATTTCGATGCCATCGTTATTCGAAGACCACCCAAGCCAAGCCCCAGGAGGCTTCTTTCAGTGATCACAACTTGCTTAAAAAAAACCATTACAGAATCCATGTTTGGTCCAAGTCGCTGAGAAGTGCGCCATAGAATTATTTTCGCACGGCAGTGTACATATATTGCGAGTCAATATATTATAGGTGCATCAATTTTTTACAttacaaaaaattcaatacaaaaattctATTGTCACAAAATGTTTTGATAAATTGAATACAAAAATCTCATGATCGATAGAATAGTTATAGATATAGAATGTATTATATATTGGACGTACATTAACATTATTATTGGTGTACTCAGACTGGAGAATGGTGCGGGTGGCAAATGTTAAAAGATGGTGGGGTAGAGACGAGAGGCATGGAGATATTTACGATATTCCAAAAGGATGGGACACAGGCGAGTTAGCACGCAAAGGTGTTATATTGTTGCATCATTGAATCGTCGGACAACTGTTTTTTCATACCACAATTGACTGAACCCTCATTTcaccatttttatttttacaattcaattttaatatataaaatttgtcTCTGACTGTACGTGTCATAGAAATATGTACACATACACTATTGTATTTGTACGTACatatggtatttaaataaaataaaaagaagaagaagaagaatgaaaTGGAGACAAAAAGTGTGGTTTGTGTGGAAATAGCAGTTGGGATTGGGAATAATAAGTATGAAAGGCACGAGAGACAGAAAACAATAAATGTGGTGATGAGCCTTATGATAAGCCTCATCATCGTCACGTCGTTTTTCCTTCACTTTTATCCATGCATTCCCCTCCCAGAATTCCACGCCTTTCTCCTtttttttccccctttttttttaaatagccaaaaaaatatttatttttatattataaaagaaGGGATTATCAATTTTTTGACGTAGGAACTCAACTTCGTTTTTTTTCGACGCACATTAGATAAATTTTCAAGCTAACACTTAATTGCAAATCACGTTAGTTGAGTGAATCACATCGAGCAAGTTCTATGCAAGAGTCTCGAGCAAAAAGGGGATTAAATATcatcttttgatcatattgtaGATTGTCACATCCTGTTAATTCGatattttttcaattattttaatAGTTTTTTTATCGAAGCGCTGATGTAGCATCGAAAAATGTTGATGTGTCAACGAGAAGTGCTTGATGACATAGAAAAAAAAAGGAGGCTAGGGATTTTTTATTGACTTGCATAATGAATCAGAATACAATAAAGAGTATTTATAACTAGGGATTACAATGAAAAGAAATAGACTAAAATACCCTTAAACACTAATAAAGATAATATTATAATACAACTAATATCCCCCCTCAAACTCACGATGCTACAGCGATAAGCATTGAGAGTTTGTCAAACAGGAAACGAAAGTGCGAAGCCGGGTGTGCTTTTGTAAACATATCAGCAATTTGCAGAGAAGAAGGAACGAATGGCAATGTGATGGTGCCGATCTGCAGGTGGTGGCGAGTGACATGACAATCAATCTCGATATGTTTGGTTCGTTCATGAAAGACTGAATTTCGTGCAATCTGAATAGCACTCTGATTATCACAATGTAGTGGAGTAGGGTGACAAAGAAAAATACCCATATCAGCAAGCAACCGACGCAACCAAACAATTTCACAGGTAGTTGAGGCCATTGCACGATACTCAACTTCAGTAGAAGACCGAGAGATGACATCTTGTTTCTTGCTCTTCCACGAAATAAGCGAGTCAACGAGGAAAATACAAAATCCAGTGGTCGAATTGCGGTCCGTAGGATCACCAGCCCAATGCGTGAGAGTAAGCCCGCAGCTCTAACGAAGACGTAGAAGGAAACAAGAGACTATGAAACTGAGTGCCCCGAAGGTACCTGAGAATACGAAGAATAGCAGCCCAATGAACTGTAGTAGGGGCAGTGACAAATTGACTAACCACATGAACAACATGTGCAATGTCTGGGCGATTCACGGTAAGATAAACCAGGCTTCCGACAATGGTACGATAGAGACTGGAATCTGCCAAAGGAGTGCCATCCGACGGAGAGTATCTAGCATTGGTCTCAAGGGGAGTATCAACAGTCCTGTTGTCAGTAAGTCGAGCACGCTCAAACAAATCAGCTATATATTTTGATTGAGATAAGAGATAGCATTTTGGAGAATAGGCAACCTCAATTCCCAAAAAATAACGTAGCATACCCAAGTCTTTCATAGCGAAGCAACGTGCCAACTCAGATTTCAAAGATGCAATACCATCATAATCATCACCCACAATGATCATGTCATCAACATACAAGAATAAGAGAATACGACCTGTTCTTGTACGCTTGACAAATAAAGCCGAATCATGGTGACTAGAAAGGAAGCCAAGTGAAGTGATCACCATAGAAAACTTCTCAAACCAGGCACGTGGTGcatgtttgagaccataaagaGCTTTGCGAAGCTTGCAAACTTCACCAGGCTGATGAGCGACACCAGGAGGAGGCATCATATAAACTTCTTCATGAAGGTCACCATTCAAAAAAGCATTCTTGACATCCAACTGAGATATTCTCCATCGACAAACGAAAGCAACTGCGATCAGAGTGCGAACAGTCGCCATTTTTGCAACAGGGGCaaacgtttcttcataatccaTGCCACACTCCTGGGAATAGCCTTTAGCAACAAGTCGAGCCTTGTATCGCTCAATGGATCCATCTGATTTGGTTTTAATCTTGTAGATCCAACGAGAACCAATGGTATGTTTTCCGGATGGCAGCGGAACCAAATCCCATGTATGAGTCTGGTGTAAAGCAGTAAGTTCCTCAGCCATAGCAGCCTGCCAAAGGGGATCAAGAATTGCCTCTCTATAGGACAAAGGCTCAGAAAGACGATGAACAGAGGCAACAAAGAAAGCAAATGAAGTAGAATAAGAGGAGTACTCAAAATCGGGGAGTTTAGTAGACTTACGAGTGCGAGTGAACTGACGCAGAAAAGGAACATCCGCAATCGCATCCGATAATTGGGTGGTCGTAGGAGCAGGGGAATGTGAGGtggatgcctcgtgaaccaaagTATCAGATAGAGCTTCATCGAGTTTGGCATCGAAAGGATCAATACGAACTAGATCTGACGGTGTCATATGATGTGAACTAGCAGTAACAGAGAAGAATGGAATATGCTCTAAAAACACAACATGATGCGAGACATACAATTTTTGACTAACTGGATCAAAACAACGATATCCCTTTTGACCAACACCataacccaaaaaaaaacacataaggCGGACCGGGGAGACAATTTATTATGCTCAACTTGTGGTCAAAGAACAAAGCAAGTACAACCAAAGACGCGCAACGAGGAATAATCAGATGAATGACCATACAACTTTTCAAACGGGGACAAACCTAAATTATGAGATATTGGAATTCTGTTGATTACATGAGCAGCCGTAAGTACTGCTTCCCCCCAATACACACTAGGAACCTCGGCTGACAACATGAACGAACGAGCTGTTTCAACAAGATGACGATGTTTTCTttcagcaacaccattttgttgaggagtatCTGTACACAAGGTTTGGTGGATAGTCCCATCAGAAGCAAGTAACTGAGAAAAATCGTTagaagtgtattcaccccccaaaTCACACCGAAAACATTTAATGACAGATGAGTGTTGGGTTTTCACAAGAGCTCTAAAGTTACGGAATATGGTAAGGAAATCAGACCTGCGTTTTATAAGATAAACCCAAGTATAACGAgtgaaatcatcaataaaggaAACATAATATCTGGAACCTCCTTTGGTGTGTACAGGAGAAGGTCCCCACACATCAGAATGCACAAGATCAAATGGCGCAATTGAAAAAGAAATGCTTTTATAAAAAGGCAAGGCGGAAAATTTAGCCAGTTTACAACCACTGCAATCAGAAATATCATGACTGTCCAAATGATCCAAAACTCCTGTAGACACCAAAAACTTTAAACGAGACCCAAAAACATGACCTAAACGAGAATGCCAAAGATAAAAATCAGAAGACGAACGACTCAAACGAAAAGACGACAAATCCACACTAGATGCAGCAACATCTGATACTTTTAGCTCATTCAAGACATAGAGTCCCCCTTCCCTACGGCCTGTCCCAATCACCTTCTGAGATCGCGTGTCCTGAACACAACAATTGGTAGAAGTAAAAAAGAACTGAGAGACCCGAATCACACAATTGACCAACAGATGCAAGATTTAAAGTTAGATTAGGAATGTgatgtagtggcccatatccaaaattaacgataatgagtaattatcgtgtgatcatgttatatttagtaaaaatgtgattaaggagacttctaaatggattaatggagccttgaaatagacccaaaatgatcagaaatggtccggtgggtcagacagatcggaagctccgaagttaggatcggatgcttCGAAggtgatcgaaagctccgatgaacgatcggaagctccgatcgaattacgtcatccatgacgtgtggttgatcggaagctccgaacaggatcggaagctccgatcaccctatccgaagtcaaccagtgatattttgacacgtggcggataatgcaagatcggaagatccgatggcaggatcggacgttccgatcatgttcggacattccgatcgcggttcggaagctccgatcgccgtctataaatagggggtgccgagcccatttttgaagtgcaccattcctctcttctctctcaattccttagccttctaactcagatctaaggaattctaggcgtcccgtggggaatccggaagtggcatagaaatccaggcatcgtagcggagttgtggccaagttttgaggctatctacaaCAAAGGACTGACGACAGACGCagatatagctatggtctccttaaattatttaggagtatgcaatagcttagttaagacttttagagcttattgaatgatgcatgggtatttgcattgtagacttgatgataggcttggaacctagagtgggactactaggactgtcttagaaaggtacgtaagtactgactgagattggcagcggatatgcatgcttatatgttgcatttatgtgtttgcatgttattattctTATGcgacatgtgcatatcatcttgtgcctgtacatctgtatatctttcgagatgagccagttagggttgctcagccctgttaggacgtttgatatcgagtacccttaggtactgatacctcaaggactccgtggtccgcgttcGGGATTCgcgaatgagtggtcgcacacagtggttagctaccccgatgtgacgagcttatatcccaggcgcaagtttgagcagtttgtatacagttatcccaaatatggatacccggtcatttgcatgcatcatatttgtatgtttatccgtgctttcgtattgagcttagagctcacgtccagtattttctgtgtatctggataccctattcgatggggcaggtattaggtgcaggattgagcaccaggagcctggagtagccagtgaccttgaagacagcagggttagctgtaggttttatttaaagtaattcgattgggttgtataaatcgagtttgattagccggttgtattctgtcggtctacttgtatttagtcttccgcagcaatttgatttaatgcatgctaaattatgctcttaactctgatttagtaggtgatccaggtaagggtcactacatgtgaTATACATTTGAAAGTGATAAACTAGATGTGTGAACAGAGCCAATTCCTGCCAATGGCATTGGAGTGCCATCGGCGGTCATGACAGACAAAGATGGAGCAGAATTAACAGACACAAAAGAATCAATATCAGGAGACATATGATGAGAAGCACCTGAGTCTAAGATCCACAGGGGAGACgatttgtaacacccggtattttaaatacgtaaatccgcatgcataattaggatatttaattatttaaattttagatttatgggttaaataattatctgaattatttgtgcatgatttaaatttatttttaagcatttaacccataattagtgatttttatgatttttagtattttaattattttatcgcgtagacgggaccgtggacggacgagatgacaactttctagccaataaatttcatgagcctttttagagcccaaaaatattattttgagttttattatctcaaaatttttagtatttaattttatataattttaggaatccattttattcaaaattagccaaaatattgactttttagtatttttaaaattcctttaatttataatttcgagattttttttatgattaacttaaattatcagattttagtttttatttagagTCTTAAAATTTTAGGTTTTATacttaaaacttttaattatgctaaaacctattttaattaaaaataaaaaaaactttaacctaatctaccccaaaccaACCGATCCTTCAccctcttagccgcctccctcccttccattcatcttcttcatcgagcCATCAGCCAAGGAGGT
Proteins encoded:
- the LOC140881113 gene encoding small ribosomal subunit protein RACK1-like; its protein translation is MAQEQLILRGTMRAHTDWVTAIATPVDNSDMIVSSSRDKSLILWSLTKEDKNYGVARRRLTGHGHFVQDVVLSSDGQFALSGAWDGELRLWDLQTGNTARRFVGHTKDVLSVAFSIDNRQIVSASRDKTIKLWNTLGECKYTIQEQDSHSDWVSCVRFSPSALQPMIVSGSWDKNVKIWGLSNCKLRSTLSGHTGYVNTVAVSPDGSLCASGGKDGVILLWDLAEGKRLYSLEAGSVINALCFSPNRYWLCAATESSIKIWDLESKSVVVDLKVDLKQESEMDAEGTDQTSACKNKINFCTCLNWSVDGSTLFSGYTDGVIRVWGIGRY